The Bdellovibrionales bacterium genome includes a window with the following:
- a CDS encoding ABC transporter permease, which translates to MKISQIFKTPLGFFSSAVLTVYILLCLGTLTGVLGSSYQTSQEHLVYAAPSSLHWLGTDVFGRDVLARALHGTVTAFSIGIFAALLSTIIGTILGALAGYFGGWIDEGIQWLYTTLDSIPYILLLAAFAYTLGQGITNVYLALGLTGWVPLCRIVRGEFLKKKNLEYVHATTALGAGHFRKIIKHILPNVSPIILIQFALSFVAAIKIEVILSYLGLGVEAGTPSWGMMIDDAKVELARGIWWNLAAATTFMFGLILAITLFVEELRKSFDPKFRR; encoded by the coding sequence ATGAAAATATCTCAGATTTTTAAAACTCCACTCGGTTTTTTTTCGTCGGCAGTCTTAACTGTCTATATTCTTCTTTGCTTGGGGACTTTAACAGGCGTCTTGGGAAGCTCTTATCAGACGTCGCAAGAGCATTTGGTCTACGCCGCCCCCTCGTCCCTTCATTGGTTGGGGACTGACGTCTTTGGTCGCGACGTGCTCGCGCGCGCCCTTCACGGGACCGTCACCGCATTTTCTATTGGAATTTTCGCGGCCCTCCTCTCAACAATCATTGGTACAATCCTCGGAGCGCTTGCTGGCTATTTTGGAGGATGGATCGACGAAGGCATACAGTGGCTTTACACCACACTGGATTCGATTCCCTACATTTTACTTTTAGCGGCTTTTGCCTATACGCTAGGCCAAGGAATCACAAATGTTTACTTGGCGCTCGGGCTTACGGGCTGGGTTCCCCTCTGTCGAATCGTGCGGGGCGAGTTTCTCAAGAAGAAAAATCTAGAATATGTTCATGCGACAACCGCGTTAGGTGCGGGCCATTTCCGAAAAATAATCAAACATATTCTTCCTAACGTCTCACCCATCATTTTAATTCAATTTGCCTTGAGCTTTGTCGCCGCCATTAAGATCGAAGTGATTCTAAGCTACCTTGGTCTCGGAGTTGAGGCCGGAACTCCATCTTGGGGCATGATGATCGACGACGCGAAAGTTGAATTGGCCCGAGGAATTTGGTGGAACCTTGCGGCCGCCACCACCTTTATGTTTGGTCTTATTCTAGCAATAACTCTGTTCGTAGAAGAGCTCCGAAAAAGCTTCGATCCCAAGTTCCGCAGGTAA